Proteins encoded by one window of Sorangium aterium:
- a CDS encoding serine/threonine-protein kinase: MSSETASHRVGTTIRNKWTLERLLGAGGMAAVYVGVHRIGRRDALKILHPQAAQSKEICDRFEREAQAANRFRHPGAVEIRDIDVAEDGAPFLVMELLEGESLAQRERRLGGLPLAEVLRFTAQVLDTLAAAHAQGIIHRDIKPPNLYVVGDGAGDAPAQGGGPRIKVLDFGLARIRQDSSLQGELTRMGLVLGTTPYMPPEQAKGRDIDARADLFAVGATMFRLIAGRHVHEASTDFDLLLKMGREPAPPLAQRAPYAPRDVCLVVDRALAFDRDQRYPDARQMLEDVRALLRSEPPPCASRFAHALAPDAITLREQPSPRGAADEGGPATIAVHPASVSTSIAVDWSDEPPVSGGSITKEWVRPEAAKEDSIAVDWSDEPLDAGAPASRPARR, encoded by the coding sequence ATGAGCAGCGAAACCGCCTCACACCGCGTGGGGACCACGATCCGCAACAAGTGGACGCTGGAGCGGCTGCTCGGCGCCGGCGGCATGGCCGCCGTCTACGTCGGCGTCCACCGGATCGGCCGCCGGGACGCGCTCAAGATCCTGCACCCGCAGGCCGCGCAGTCGAAGGAGATCTGCGACCGGTTCGAGCGCGAGGCCCAGGCCGCGAACCGCTTCCGCCACCCGGGCGCCGTCGAGATCCGCGACATCGACGTCGCCGAGGACGGGGCGCCGTTCCTGGTGATGGAGCTGCTCGAGGGCGAGTCGCTCGCCCAGCGCGAGCGCCGCCTCGGCGGCCTCCCGCTTGCCGAGGTGCTCCGCTTCACCGCGCAGGTGCTCGACACGCTCGCCGCGGCGCACGCGCAGGGGATCATCCACCGCGACATCAAGCCGCCCAACCTGTACGTCGTCGGCGACGGCGCGGGGGACGCGCCCGCGCAAGGCGGCGGCCCGCGCATCAAGGTCCTCGATTTCGGGCTCGCGCGGATCCGCCAGGACTCGAGCCTCCAGGGGGAGCTCACGCGGATGGGCCTGGTGCTCGGCACGACGCCGTACATGCCGCCGGAGCAGGCGAAGGGCCGCGACATCGACGCCCGCGCCGACCTGTTCGCGGTCGGCGCCACCATGTTCCGGCTGATCGCCGGCCGCCACGTCCACGAGGCGAGCACCGACTTCGACCTCCTGCTGAAGATGGGGAGGGAGCCGGCGCCGCCGCTCGCGCAGCGCGCGCCGTACGCGCCGCGCGACGTGTGCCTCGTCGTCGATCGCGCGCTCGCCTTCGACCGCGATCAGCGCTACCCCGACGCGCGCCAGATGCTGGAGGACGTGCGCGCCCTCCTGCGCAGCGAGCCGCCGCCGTGCGCGTCGCGGTTCGCGCATGCGCTCGCTCCGGACGCGATCACGCTGCGAGAGCAGCCGTCGCCCCGAGGCGCCGCGGACGAGGGCGGGCCCGCCACGATCGCGGTGCACCCCGCGAGCGTCTCGACCTCCATCGCCGTCGACTGGAGCGACGAGCCTCCCGTGAGCGGCGGCTCCATCACCAAGGAGTGGGTGCGCCCCGAGGCCGCCAAGGAGGACTCGATCGCCGTCGACTGGAGCGACGAGCCGCTCGACGCGGGCGCGCCCGCCTCGCGCCCGGCGCGGCGCTGA
- a CDS encoding CDP-alcohol phosphatidyltransferase family protein, with protein sequence MLELSYLLDCADGMLARHKQLASKEGHLFDFFTDELKAVLLSGALSMRLFSAGGLGLDGGRWPGGDPRFLLAGVVGVAVIASAISLTNFVRRPEISGKETSVSAYYETATEERPRSSAARAAALVMTFLRFLNHYPSHIWAFALADRLDVFFWMYVLINLLYLAKGWLGLLLRFGRS encoded by the coding sequence GTGCTCGAGCTGAGCTACCTGCTCGACTGCGCCGACGGGATGCTGGCGCGGCACAAGCAACTCGCGTCGAAGGAGGGCCACCTCTTCGACTTCTTCACGGACGAGCTCAAGGCGGTGCTCCTCTCGGGGGCCCTCTCGATGCGCCTCTTCAGCGCCGGCGGCCTCGGGCTCGACGGCGGCCGCTGGCCCGGCGGGGACCCGCGCTTCCTGCTCGCCGGCGTCGTCGGGGTCGCGGTGATCGCCTCGGCGATCTCGCTGACGAACTTCGTCCGCCGCCCCGAGATCAGCGGCAAGGAGACGTCGGTCTCCGCCTATTACGAGACGGCCACGGAGGAGCGGCCCCGGTCGTCCGCCGCCCGGGCGGCGGCGCTCGTGATGACGTTCCTGCGCTTCCTGAACCACTACCCGAGCCACATCTGGGCGTTCGCGCTCGCGGACCGGCTCGACGTATTCTTCTGGATGTATGTGCTGATCAACCTCCTTTACCTCGCGAAGGGCTGGCTCGGGCTGCTGCTCAGGTTCGGACGGTCGTAA
- a CDS encoding sigma-54-dependent transcriptional regulator: MKILIVDDQRSGRRTLRQILAALDEVEVIEAVGLDDAMAAVERSAPDLLLLDVRLSDDPRDRGGLEILRRVRASGRSTPALMVTSVSELSEIREAMRLGAQDYVLKDELCPEMLLPIIEGQRERLLLKGEVVRLRERVDRTFGTKALLGSSAGMERVRRIIERVAESNKTVLIRGETGSGKEMVARALHEMSSRRGEPFVAVNCSALPGTLIESLIFGHERGAFTGAEKRMRGQLELAGAGTILLDEIAEMPGELQAKLLRVVEDRRFRPLGAESEIPLRARVLAATHVDLEKRISEGRFREDLFYRLNVVTVHVPSLAERDADLIELLLAFSAELPRKLRYTDDAIAWLVRRPWPGNVRELRNVVERLGLLADDDLIDVPTLEELARERPVVDATAEIDRLARALLALPERLGSKLRVIERAVLHHAIESCGGNKAAAARLIGVDRKMLERRWDRHTGEEPPSSRRMSMPTPIAGRHLGEEPPSSRRHTPANGTRHLGEELSGSRNQTPANLPRYVGEEAPTTRRQVLPPGHDDA; encoded by the coding sequence GTGAAGATCCTGATCGTCGATGATCAGCGGAGCGGCCGCCGCACGCTGCGGCAGATCCTGGCCGCGCTCGACGAGGTCGAGGTGATCGAGGCGGTCGGCCTGGACGACGCGATGGCCGCCGTGGAGCGGAGCGCGCCGGACCTCCTGCTCCTCGACGTGCGTCTGTCGGACGATCCGCGCGACCGCGGCGGCCTGGAGATCCTGCGGCGCGTGCGGGCCTCGGGGCGGAGCACGCCCGCGCTGATGGTCACGTCGGTCAGCGAGCTCTCCGAGATCCGCGAGGCCATGCGGCTCGGCGCGCAGGACTACGTGCTGAAGGACGAGCTCTGCCCGGAGATGCTCCTGCCGATCATCGAGGGCCAGCGCGAGCGGCTGCTCCTGAAGGGCGAGGTGGTGCGGCTCCGCGAGCGGGTCGACCGCACGTTCGGCACGAAGGCGCTCCTCGGCTCGTCCGCGGGGATGGAGCGCGTCCGCCGGATCATCGAGCGGGTCGCCGAGTCGAACAAGACGGTGCTCATCCGCGGCGAGACCGGCAGCGGCAAGGAGATGGTCGCCCGCGCGCTGCACGAGATGAGCTCGCGCCGCGGCGAGCCGTTCGTCGCGGTCAACTGCTCTGCGCTGCCGGGGACGCTCATCGAGTCGCTCATCTTCGGGCACGAGCGCGGCGCCTTCACCGGCGCCGAGAAGCGCATGCGCGGCCAGCTCGAGCTCGCGGGCGCCGGCACCATCCTGCTCGACGAGATCGCCGAGATGCCCGGCGAGCTCCAGGCGAAGCTCCTCCGCGTCGTCGAGGATCGCCGCTTCCGCCCCCTCGGCGCCGAGTCGGAGATCCCGCTGCGCGCCCGCGTCCTCGCCGCGACCCACGTCGACCTGGAGAAGCGCATCAGCGAGGGGCGCTTCCGGGAGGACCTCTTCTACAGGCTCAACGTCGTCACGGTGCACGTCCCGTCGCTCGCCGAGCGCGACGCCGATCTCATCGAGCTCCTGCTCGCGTTCAGCGCGGAGCTCCCGCGCAAGCTGCGCTACACCGACGACGCGATCGCGTGGCTGGTCCGGCGGCCCTGGCCCGGCAACGTGCGCGAGCTCCGGAACGTCGTCGAGCGGCTGGGGCTGCTCGCGGACGACGATCTCATCGACGTCCCCACGCTCGAGGAGCTCGCGCGCGAGCGCCCGGTCGTGGACGCCACCGCGGAGATCGACCGGCTGGCGCGCGCCCTGCTCGCGCTGCCCGAGCGGCTGGGATCGAAGCTCCGCGTGATCGAGCGCGCCGTCCTGCACCACGCGATCGAGAGCTGCGGCGGCAACAAGGCGGCGGCGGCGCGCCTCATCGGCGTCGATCGGAAGATGCTCGAGCGGCGCTGGGACCGGCACACCGGCGAGGAGCCGCCGAGCAGCCGGCGGATGTCGATGCCGACGCCGATCGCCGGGCGCCACCTCGGCGAGGAGCCGCCGAGCAGCCGGCGTCACACGCCCGCGAACGGGACGCGGCACCTCGGCGAGGAGCTGTCGGGCAGCCGCAACCAGACGCCCGCGAACTTGCCGCGGTACGTCGGCGAGGAAGCGCCGACCACCCGCCGCCAGGTGCTGCCGCCAGGCCACGACGACGCCTGA
- a CDS encoding sensor histidine kinase, translating to MPAIENRRWLLAVVVLAALVLGGSGMRSALSWYERPFPGVLVDPDGVVSSVGLPSWEGFQKGLRYPDRVVEVDGWRLESTAGRYRAGAWDAAVERAAREGHRSVKARVETAEGLRDVELSLVPFDALAWWFYAGGLMVVASLYVGAALIALSASPRGKLARAFASAALFAALFQFALFDYHSSRHLVPFFHVAYALVPMSFFTLALRLPDDVPLIARYPVFARIAHGLGGLLAAALLASHAMGWTTVALRSVCAILFVASFFFFATTLILRFAAAEGDRRRTLRALLLAMAPPHVVIALGFMLAMLGAPASTLAWFAIPALALTPVSSVVAFIRYDLWGSRALLSRPLTRVIIACMMVALTVILCSACAGYAGLPLLGAIKVAAPAAVVSAALVVFALGAGDRKLFPARAEYKPTVEQLSEELTLVADPDEVAFAVERTVARWLSCERVTFRRIAVDAADGASAGNAGAAPGEPAPRADESSGERVIEVEPSEKSASASELSLTVMFRGRLLGVLEVGKKRGGALFTSEDLDLLRTIGNQAALAMAHAHSYAELERRRREQAAAWRDERAALIETLAAEITHEVRYPINFFRSVFKRGSSNQSLDAEEVEIGCEEVERLERLVMGLRRVTHRKLERRRLAVEELVSRAEMLLRDQLGKRRIEARVSAGSRLRCDPDQATQVLVNLLSNGLDAAGDKGTIGVVWETTESGAELVVWDTGPGISGDASRLFAPWYTTKPRGTGLGLAITHRIVRAHGWLIEPERRDGTTRFVISIPAADVSMTAEDEVA from the coding sequence ATGCCCGCTATCGAGAATCGGCGTTGGCTCCTCGCGGTGGTTGTCCTCGCGGCGCTCGTGCTGGGCGGCTCGGGGATGAGGAGCGCTCTGAGCTGGTACGAGCGCCCGTTCCCCGGCGTGCTCGTCGATCCGGACGGCGTGGTCTCGAGCGTGGGCCTGCCGTCCTGGGAGGGCTTCCAGAAGGGCCTCCGGTACCCGGATCGCGTCGTTGAGGTCGACGGCTGGCGCCTCGAGAGCACCGCGGGGCGCTACCGCGCCGGCGCCTGGGATGCGGCGGTCGAGAGGGCGGCGCGCGAGGGGCATCGCTCGGTGAAGGCCCGCGTCGAGACGGCGGAGGGGCTGCGCGACGTCGAGCTCTCCCTCGTCCCCTTCGACGCGCTCGCCTGGTGGTTCTACGCCGGCGGGCTGATGGTCGTCGCCTCGCTCTACGTGGGCGCCGCGCTCATCGCCCTCAGCGCGAGCCCTCGCGGCAAGCTCGCCCGCGCCTTCGCGAGCGCCGCGCTGTTCGCCGCGCTCTTCCAGTTCGCGCTGTTCGACTACCACAGCTCGCGCCACCTCGTCCCGTTCTTCCACGTCGCCTACGCGCTCGTCCCGATGAGCTTCTTCACGCTGGCGCTGCGGCTGCCGGACGACGTCCCGCTCATCGCGCGCTACCCCGTCTTCGCGCGGATCGCGCACGGGCTCGGCGGCCTGCTCGCCGCCGCCCTGCTCGCCTCGCACGCGATGGGCTGGACCACCGTCGCGCTCCGGAGCGTCTGCGCGATCCTGTTCGTGGCGTCGTTCTTCTTCTTCGCGACCACGCTGATCCTCCGCTTCGCCGCGGCGGAGGGCGACCGCCGCCGCACGCTGCGCGCGCTGCTCCTCGCGATGGCGCCGCCGCACGTGGTGATCGCCCTGGGCTTCATGCTGGCCATGCTCGGCGCCCCGGCGTCGACGCTCGCGTGGTTCGCGATCCCCGCGCTCGCCCTCACGCCCGTCTCGAGCGTCGTCGCGTTCATCCGCTACGACCTCTGGGGGAGCCGCGCGCTCCTGTCGCGCCCGCTCACGCGCGTCATCATCGCCTGCATGATGGTCGCGCTCACGGTGATCCTCTGCTCCGCGTGCGCGGGGTACGCCGGCCTCCCGCTGCTCGGCGCGATCAAGGTCGCGGCGCCGGCCGCCGTCGTCAGCGCGGCGCTCGTCGTGTTCGCGCTCGGCGCCGGCGATCGGAAGCTCTTCCCGGCGCGCGCGGAGTACAAGCCCACCGTCGAGCAGCTCAGCGAGGAGCTGACGCTCGTCGCCGATCCCGACGAGGTCGCCTTCGCGGTCGAGCGCACGGTGGCGCGCTGGCTCTCCTGCGAGCGGGTCACCTTCCGTCGCATCGCGGTCGACGCGGCCGACGGCGCGAGCGCGGGCAACGCCGGCGCCGCGCCGGGCGAGCCGGCGCCGAGGGCGGACGAGTCGAGCGGCGAGCGGGTCATCGAGGTCGAGCCCTCCGAGAAGAGCGCGAGCGCGAGCGAGCTCTCGCTGACGGTCATGTTCCGCGGCCGGCTGCTCGGCGTCCTCGAGGTGGGCAAGAAGCGCGGCGGCGCCCTGTTCACGAGCGAGGATCTCGACCTGCTCCGCACGATCGGCAACCAGGCCGCGCTCGCCATGGCGCACGCCCACAGCTACGCGGAGCTGGAGCGGCGGCGGCGTGAGCAGGCCGCCGCGTGGCGCGACGAGCGCGCGGCGCTCATCGAGACGCTCGCGGCCGAGATCACCCACGAGGTGCGCTACCCGATCAACTTCTTCCGCTCCGTGTTCAAGCGCGGCTCGAGCAACCAGAGCCTGGACGCCGAGGAGGTCGAGATCGGCTGCGAGGAGGTCGAGCGCCTCGAGCGCCTCGTGATGGGGCTGCGCCGGGTGACGCACAGGAAGCTCGAGCGCCGCCGCCTCGCGGTCGAGGAGCTCGTCAGCCGGGCGGAGATGCTCCTGCGCGATCAGCTCGGCAAGCGGCGGATCGAGGCGCGCGTGAGCGCGGGATCGAGGCTCCGCTGCGATCCCGATCAGGCCACGCAGGTGCTCGTCAACCTCCTCTCGAACGGCCTCGACGCGGCCGGCGACAAGGGGACGATCGGGGTCGTCTGGGAGACCACCGAGAGCGGCGCCGAGCTCGTCGTGTGGGACACGGGGCCGGGCATCTCGGGGGACGCGTCGCGCCTCTTCGCGCCCTGGTACACGACGAAGCCGCGTGGGACCGGGCTCGGGCTCGCCATCACGCACCGCATCGTCCGCGCCCACGGGTGGTTGATCGAGCCGGAGCGGCGCGACGGCACGACGCGGTTCGTGATCTCGATCCCCGCCGCCGACGTCTCCATGACCGCTGAGGACGAGGTCGCGTGA
- a CDS encoding UDP-glucose dehydrogenase family protein gives MQLAVVGTGYVGLVAGAGFADFGNDVACVDVSAAKIEMLKRGEVPIYEPGLDVLIAKNTRDGRLRFSTDVASAIRDAEIVFIAVGTPQADDGSADLSAVEAVGETIGKNLNNFKVIATKSTVPVGTADRLRQIIGANATQPFAVASNPEFLKEGDAVNDFMKPDRVIIGSDDPKAREILRHLYNPFVRASDRIQLMDARSAELTKYAANALLASRISFMNDLAVLAEKVGADIELVRKGVGADPRIGTKFLFAGPGFGGSCFPKDLSAILYTAGSVGHDLEIVRATERINARQKRLLASKVSAHFDGALKGKTIAVWGLAFKPQTDDIREAPALTLIDALLEAGATVQAHDPQAMPNVRAIYGNRILLSDGMYGAAEGADALVVVTEWHEYRRPDFHRLKRILSSPTLFDGRNIWEPDELRGMGFVYTGIGRK, from the coding sequence ATGCAGCTTGCCGTCGTGGGAACAGGGTATGTCGGCCTCGTCGCCGGCGCGGGGTTCGCGGATTTCGGGAATGACGTGGCGTGCGTCGACGTGTCCGCTGCCAAGATCGAGATGCTGAAGCGCGGAGAGGTGCCGATCTACGAGCCCGGCCTCGACGTGCTGATCGCGAAGAACACGCGCGACGGCAGGCTCCGGTTCTCCACCGACGTCGCCAGCGCCATCCGCGACGCCGAGATCGTCTTCATCGCCGTCGGGACGCCCCAGGCGGACGACGGCTCCGCAGACCTCTCCGCCGTCGAGGCCGTCGGCGAGACGATCGGCAAGAACCTGAACAATTTCAAGGTGATCGCCACGAAGAGCACGGTCCCCGTCGGGACGGCGGACCGGCTCCGACAGATCATCGGCGCGAACGCCACCCAGCCGTTCGCTGTCGCGTCGAACCCGGAGTTCCTCAAGGAGGGCGACGCGGTGAACGACTTCATGAAGCCCGACCGCGTGATCATCGGCTCGGACGACCCGAAGGCCCGCGAGATCCTGCGCCACCTCTACAACCCGTTCGTGCGGGCGAGCGACCGCATCCAGCTCATGGACGCGCGCTCGGCCGAGCTCACCAAGTACGCCGCGAACGCGCTGCTCGCGTCGCGCATCTCGTTCATGAACGACCTGGCCGTGCTCGCGGAGAAGGTCGGCGCGGACATCGAGCTCGTGCGCAAGGGCGTCGGGGCCGACCCCCGCATCGGCACGAAGTTCCTGTTCGCCGGCCCCGGGTTCGGCGGATCGTGCTTCCCCAAGGACCTCTCGGCCATCCTCTACACCGCGGGCTCCGTCGGGCACGATCTGGAGATCGTCCGGGCGACGGAGCGGATCAACGCGCGGCAGAAGCGGCTGCTCGCCAGCAAGGTGAGCGCCCACTTCGACGGCGCGCTGAAGGGGAAGACGATCGCGGTCTGGGGGCTCGCGTTCAAGCCGCAAACGGACGACATCCGCGAGGCGCCGGCGCTCACGCTCATCGACGCGCTGCTCGAGGCGGGCGCGACCGTCCAGGCGCACGACCCGCAGGCGATGCCGAACGTGCGCGCCATCTACGGGAACCGCATCCTCCTGAGCGACGGCATGTACGGCGCGGCCGAGGGCGCGGACGCGCTGGTCGTCGTCACCGAGTGGCACGAGTACCGGCGCCCGGATTTCCACCGGCTGAAGCGCATCCTGAGCTCCCCGACGCTCTTCGACGGGCGCAACATCTGGGAGCCGGACGAGCTCCGCGGCATGGGGTTCGTTTACACGGGCATCGGCAGGAAGTAG
- a CDS encoding L,D-transpeptidase: MDTPPRTRAAATLAASRHALALLALAASLSACGRSGSAADAPIELPGAAGSQKAQGASAAALASPAALASSAPAEDEPPPGLPAGPPIVSLGGVATPPAPVPEGRPRLASTSMLTRVLARPSTDAKPVGFLRAGAVVEMDPEPAGTSGCPGGFRKIKPFGYVCVGPDATLDLDDEIVRAAARRPDVTHKLPYMYGTVTRGGPAYARIPTEDDLARFEPNLKKHLDRWARDEESGATYGLDVWLKWSAEPAPPALDALAQRITDREIPWYLRDGRRAPNLSGLIKTSDAVKIDEVSRRNGMAFLESFLHEGRRYNVTTDLRVIPADRFRPIRGSEFHGVEIGKDVDFPFALVRRAGGKRWRLVGKKLVDGGELEWRSAVPLTGKQQFFGGKLHYETKDGDWVDDRHAGRIDPAKKMPAWGKNGEKWLDVNITKQVLVAYEGTKPVYATLISSGEAGLDDHESSTATKRGIFRIHTKFVTSTMDSDTVGEEFELRDVPYVQYFEEGYALHGAYWHDKFGRPKSHGCINLSPEDARRLFFWTEPAVPPGWHGAARSLTGTVVFVHP, translated from the coding sequence ATGGACACGCCGCCTCGAACGCGCGCCGCAGCCACGCTCGCGGCGAGCCGCCATGCGCTCGCACTCCTCGCGCTCGCCGCGTCTCTCTCGGCCTGCGGCCGCTCCGGGAGCGCCGCCGACGCGCCCATCGAGCTCCCCGGCGCCGCCGGAAGCCAGAAGGCCCAGGGCGCCTCCGCCGCCGCCCTCGCCTCCCCTGCGGCCCTCGCCTCGTCTGCCCCGGCCGAGGACGAGCCGCCGCCCGGCCTGCCCGCGGGCCCGCCGATCGTCTCGCTCGGCGGCGTCGCCACCCCGCCGGCGCCGGTCCCCGAGGGCCGCCCGCGGCTCGCCAGCACCTCGATGCTCACCCGCGTCCTTGCGCGGCCCAGCACCGACGCGAAGCCCGTCGGCTTCCTGCGCGCCGGCGCGGTCGTGGAGATGGATCCCGAGCCCGCCGGCACGTCCGGGTGCCCCGGGGGCTTCCGCAAGATCAAGCCGTTCGGCTACGTGTGCGTCGGCCCCGATGCGACGCTCGACCTCGACGACGAGATCGTCCGCGCTGCGGCCCGCCGCCCCGACGTCACCCACAAGCTCCCGTACATGTACGGGACCGTCACGCGCGGCGGCCCCGCCTACGCGCGCATCCCGACCGAGGACGATCTCGCGCGCTTCGAGCCCAACCTCAAGAAGCACCTCGATCGCTGGGCCAGGGACGAGGAGAGCGGCGCCACCTACGGCCTCGACGTCTGGCTCAAATGGAGCGCCGAGCCAGCCCCGCCCGCGCTCGACGCGCTCGCGCAGCGCATCACCGATCGCGAGATCCCCTGGTACCTGCGCGACGGCCGGCGCGCCCCCAACCTCTCCGGCCTCATCAAGACCAGCGACGCCGTGAAGATCGACGAGGTCTCGCGGCGCAACGGGATGGCCTTCCTCGAGTCGTTCCTCCACGAGGGCCGGCGCTACAACGTCACCACCGATCTGCGCGTCATCCCGGCCGACAGGTTCCGCCCCATCCGCGGCTCCGAGTTCCACGGCGTCGAGATCGGCAAGGACGTCGACTTCCCGTTCGCGCTCGTGCGCCGCGCCGGGGGCAAGCGGTGGCGCCTCGTGGGCAAGAAGCTCGTCGACGGCGGAGAGCTCGAGTGGCGATCCGCCGTGCCGCTCACCGGCAAGCAGCAGTTCTTCGGCGGCAAGCTGCACTACGAGACGAAGGACGGCGACTGGGTCGACGACCGCCACGCAGGCCGCATCGACCCTGCCAAGAAGATGCCTGCCTGGGGCAAGAACGGCGAGAAGTGGCTCGACGTCAACATCACGAAGCAGGTGCTCGTCGCCTACGAGGGCACGAAGCCCGTCTATGCGACGCTGATCTCGAGCGGTGAGGCGGGGCTCGATGATCACGAGTCCAGCACCGCGACCAAGCGCGGGATCTTCCGTATCCACACGAAGTTCGTCACGAGCACCATGGACTCGGACACCGTCGGCGAGGAGTTCGAGCTGCGCGACGTGCCTTACGTGCAGTACTTCGAGGAGGGGTATGCGCTGCACGGCGCGTACTGGCACGACAAGTTCGGCCGGCCCAAGAGCCACGGCTGCATCAACCTGTCTCCAGAGGACGCCCGCCGCCTGTTCTTCTGGACCGAGCCGGCCGTCCCGCCGGGATGGCACGGCGCAGCGCGCTCGCTGACCGGCACCGTGGTGTTCGTCCACCCCTGA
- a CDS encoding S8/S53 family peptidase — translation MSRGRGAAARGGAGSPEEGSARARPAPGRKSAPPPASSAAPRTRPRRPPWDFGYAPVPTAAGDDDGGPLDVVVASRCPVAPDAVAEALGERWSGVAVERVIERTPIFWLRVRSPDRGRRADVVAALSAAALPVRYVASARRPSAAVAPRFDAAAGAAARPEGWKARGASDEDEPVTPGRWFLRDEGGGIGVDRRRCGGGAGMRLGVIDDDAWTADELGLEREVLVMMEQPPRSQAHGAFMVAWAVGGRRPGGFRGVAPDASPRLYLIPKPGSCVLALPVAIVQAVSDGADVVVCAAYVEGSTTPMLDDALEFAARLGRRGRGCPVVFPTGREASSPPESLHASFSLGFGEPASDPRVFCVGPGARGDGWFLWRDRRGRSRPFANRGPAVRWLAPGDDLACPLPSASSATPALERLCHAESSGASALAAGSLLLILSQNPSLRLPELDALVMRTLAPVPPAAPASAEPIADPWDVLPDGRDRDGHNAKHGYGRIDAGRACLAAGDPIALALVLIGEDGAARIWHDVRAEGPLLRRLYSRRLARWAVRALLADPSLCHGVCALVRHARLTAGDPRRRRAHGAGAVLRQLSLLVRALAASRAAPPPSPRVRDEITAVLDRLERSATDAAAVAEVESRFGALADVVFADATDGDAHEGAA, via the coding sequence ATGAGCCGCGGCCGCGGCGCGGCCGCGCGAGGGGGGGCGGGCTCTCCGGAGGAGGGGTCCGCGCGCGCGCGTCCGGCGCCCGGCCGCAAGAGCGCGCCGCCTCCCGCGTCGTCGGCCGCGCCGAGGACGCGCCCGCGGCGCCCGCCGTGGGACTTCGGCTATGCCCCGGTCCCCACCGCCGCCGGCGACGACGACGGTGGTCCCCTCGACGTCGTCGTCGCCTCGCGGTGCCCCGTCGCGCCCGACGCGGTCGCCGAGGCGCTCGGGGAGCGCTGGTCTGGCGTCGCGGTCGAGCGCGTCATCGAGCGGACGCCCATCTTCTGGCTCCGCGTCCGATCCCCCGATCGCGGGCGGCGCGCGGACGTCGTCGCGGCGCTCTCGGCCGCGGCGCTGCCGGTGCGCTACGTCGCGTCGGCCCGGCGCCCGAGCGCCGCCGTCGCCCCCCGCTTCGACGCGGCCGCCGGCGCCGCGGCGCGCCCCGAGGGGTGGAAAGCGCGCGGCGCGTCGGACGAGGACGAGCCCGTCACCCCTGGCCGCTGGTTCCTGCGCGACGAGGGCGGCGGGATCGGCGTCGATCGCCGCCGTTGCGGGGGCGGCGCCGGGATGCGCCTCGGGGTCATCGACGACGACGCCTGGACGGCCGACGAGCTCGGCCTCGAGCGCGAGGTGCTCGTCATGATGGAGCAGCCGCCGCGCAGCCAGGCGCACGGCGCGTTCATGGTCGCGTGGGCCGTCGGGGGCCGTCGCCCCGGCGGGTTCCGCGGCGTCGCGCCGGACGCGTCGCCCCGGCTCTACCTGATCCCGAAGCCTGGATCGTGCGTCCTCGCCCTGCCGGTCGCGATCGTCCAGGCGGTCAGCGACGGCGCCGACGTCGTTGTGTGCGCCGCGTACGTCGAGGGCTCGACGACGCCCATGCTCGACGACGCGCTCGAGTTCGCCGCCCGCCTCGGGCGCCGCGGCCGGGGCTGCCCCGTCGTGTTCCCCACCGGCCGCGAGGCCTCGAGCCCTCCCGAGTCGCTGCACGCGAGCTTCTCGCTCGGGTTCGGCGAGCCCGCGAGCGACCCGCGCGTGTTCTGCGTCGGTCCGGGCGCCCGCGGCGACGGGTGGTTCCTCTGGCGGGACCGCCGGGGGCGGAGTCGCCCCTTCGCCAACCGCGGCCCGGCGGTGCGGTGGCTCGCGCCAGGGGACGACCTCGCCTGCCCGCTGCCGTCCGCGTCCAGCGCGACCCCCGCGCTCGAGCGGCTCTGCCACGCCGAGTCGAGCGGGGCCTCGGCGCTCGCCGCGGGCTCGCTGCTCCTCATCCTGTCGCAGAACCCGTCGCTCCGCCTGCCCGAGCTCGACGCCCTCGTGATGCGCACGCTCGCCCCGGTGCCTCCCGCGGCGCCCGCGTCGGCCGAGCCGATCGCCGACCCGTGGGACGTGCTCCCCGACGGGCGCGATCGCGACGGCCACAACGCCAAGCACGGCTACGGCCGCATCGACGCCGGTCGAGCTTGCCTCGCCGCCGGAGATCCGATCGCGCTCGCGCTGGTGCTCATCGGCGAGGACGGCGCCGCGCGCATCTGGCACGACGTCCGCGCCGAGGGCCCGCTCCTCCGCCGCCTGTACTCGCGCCGCCTCGCGCGCTGGGCCGTCCGGGCGCTGCTCGCCGACCCGAGCCTCTGCCACGGCGTCTGCGCGCTCGTGCGCCACGCCCGCCTCACCGCGGGCGACCCCCGGCGCCGGCGCGCCCACGGCGCCGGCGCCGTGCTGCGGCAGCTCTCGCTCCTCGTCCGCGCCCTCGCGGCGAGCCGCGCGGCGCCGCCGCCCTCGCCGCGCGTGCGGGACGAGATCACCGCCGTGCTCGACCGGCTCGAGCGATCGGCGACCGACGCCGCCGCCGTCGCCGAGGTCGAGTCTCGCTTCGGAGCGCTGGCCGACGTCGTGTTCGCGGACGCCACGGACGGCGACGCGCACGAGGGCGCCGCCTGA